The window aaagtaataaaaaaaaaatgagtaaaattcTTGAACAACAATATATTATCTTATAGTCAAGTCTATTCTAACtctatacaaatataaatacttaataaaaaatatttaaaatatatattatacaataacaataaattagaAGTTCAGATAAACATGTAGCTAAAGACAGAATAATAGAATCGAATAcccaaattaataaacaatttattttaaaaaatagtagtagtaattacaAAGTGCTAtactattactaatatttagaatttaaattaGTCCATTCAATCCAAGTATCCAACACACTAAATACCCAAACTAAAtcccaaataaattaatactacttctCAAACCCTACAATAGCgcctccctctctctccctaTAATCGGCGTAAATCATCAATCTGCCACAAGCACCGCCTCGCCGGAGCTCCGTCCGCCCTGCCTCGTCGTCCGTCCCTCCTGTCTCGCCGCCCGCCCCGCCTGCCTCCTTCCGCTCTCTCTGCCAATCGACGCCGCCACGCCCACCGCCGGGTTTCCTTCCATCCTGCTTAACTGTCTGTTTGGCCGGCTGCCTCCGGCTCTtccgctgctgctgctgcctACCTACGTCCCTTCCGCCGCACTTCCTCCGACCCTTCTGCCAGCCTCAATAATGTTGTACAGTacctatttataaatatttcaatcttCTTTGAGAATTCTATACTTTAATTGAgcattttttgtaaaatatataaagctaTTAAGTCTATCATAGCGTCATCGTtaagctacattattatcaatttttaaacaattttacaAAACCTATAAATTTCTCCTCGATTGAAGCAGCAGAATAAAATGCCTACGGATTTATGCACTCAACGCCCACTCTTTGGTGGCGCCGTCTCCTCCACCTTTCCGCTTCGCTTCCAGGTttatattcattatattttcccccttttgtactgctttttaaaaaaaattaatttgttagaTTTAATGAAGTTTCAATTTACTGTTTATGCAGGACGTAAGCAACATGCGCCAAGTTCCTGATCATCAGGTTAGAAACTTCCTGGACGTTTAATTTGCCTTTCCTCCgaatttgttgttttcttttgtattttatcgACTCTCTTTTATTAAGCAAATTGCTGCTGTAGGAGGGTTTTGTGGATCCATCGCGCGACGAGAGCTTGATATTTGAGCTCCTCGACTTGAAGACAGATGTGGCGGATCACGGAAGTGCCACGTGGTTTCTTCAAGACCTGGCTAATGAGCAAGATGCTGAAGGAGCAACGGTACAATTAGAGTTCTTAATCTCACCTCCTTTTTCCTTATAATTTCTGTAAGATTTCGAATTTCATGCTGCTACGTGGCTGAATTGGCCCAATTGTCTGCATCTCATGCTACTCCAACGAATTAGTGAAGTTTAGGAAGTCGAtgatatcaatttattttgttgttttagttCACTGTCAATCCATTATCTAACACATTTGAACTTTCCCTTTAATGTAATCTCCAGTTATTTAAAACTTTGTCAGTGAAGTTTGTCATTATCATGGTTGATGTTATCTTCAAATTAGCTGTTTTGGTGATAGCACTGGTTTACATGATGGTGATAGAGAGGTTATCTATACGGCCATATTTTGGGCTTAAAGTAACTTGGGATAGATTTGGATTCCATTATATCAACTCTGGCGGTTGTTTGGATTGAGAAAGGTTTGTAATTTGTGTcatcttcttttttaaatttctcttttataaaGTTACTTGGATGgaatttcaattgttttctacctttttaaaaatctcTAGCTCCAAATCCAAATGCAACCGTGGGTCAAATTGGAACAAAGTTTTCCAATACAATGGTGTTGTCAAGTGgtttttttgagttttgtgagtttcaattttatcCTAAAGAAATTGTAGACAGAGTCTTTCAAGATTTCAGTGTGTCCTTGAGGATTTAGAGATGAAACATatctataaaatttatacagGTTTAACTTTGAAGTGGTTGTTGTAGTGGAATTAAGTTTAGATCTGATTACCATTATCATGTACTAGCTGATGACTGGTTTTCTCTGTTCTTTAGTTTGTAATGTATATTTTGCTCATTTTTTAAAAGCCTATTTCtattcatttcttttcattcAGGAAGAACATAATTATGAGAACTGAAGTTAATGATGTTATGATCCTGCATCTGtaattctattattttcaACTTTTGTGTTATGTAACACAACATGGTCATCATGTAATTTATTGGCAGAGATGAAAATTTCActctataaattattttctagatCTTATTTGCTGACAATTTATGTTgtataaaaaacataaaatgtatAGCTGATAAGTTTAAAATCTTGAGTTTCCTTCATAATAATTGCATCGGCTTGTTCTATAAACCAGGTGCTTGAACAATCATGTGTATTTGAGGCTGATGCACTACGATTTAGAGACAGTCCTGCTGTTATCACAACTGCAGTTGGTCAGATGGTATGTACAGTCTTTTACTGATtggtactagtactattttgtaTGCATTGAGAGTGATATCATAATGTATCTAGTTTGTGATATAAAGAGCTTAACCAGCCCACTCAACCCTCTGGAGCCTGTCCCTAAAAGAAATATGTACCGAGTTAAAACGCACTTCTCCTCGAACCTCAGAtaatcatttcatatattattttgttgcatGATCCTGTGTTAGTAGTTACACACCCCATTTATTATCTCCCTACTTCTGGAACATGTCTATGGAAAACATTTTCAGTACTGGATTTCATGCAAACAATTCAAGATTGCAATCAATTAAGCCCTCTTCTTCTGCTGCTTGCGGACATTCAAGTTCTGCTAACCTGATATAGACCCTTGAACTAGTGTGAGTTGTTTCTTAGTGCCTAGGTAGTACAAGTGTACAACCACTAAATATCTAGCAAGAGATTCAAGGATATTGAGGTTGACA is drawn from Salvia hispanica cultivar TCC Black 2014 chromosome 6, UniMelb_Shisp_WGS_1.0, whole genome shotgun sequence and contains these coding sequences:
- the LOC125192625 gene encoding ran guanine nucleotide release factor-like — protein: MPTDLCTQRPLFGGAVSSTFPLRFQDVSNMRQVPDHQEGFVDPSRDESLIFELLDLKTDVADHGSATWFLQDLANEQDAEGATVLEQSCVFEADALRFRDSPAVITTAVGQMAISKGRQGRDAQNLVKVYLANLRLKDVGTDVLITAYEPVMINPLSESAATVGAGLAVPAAQSRCMPMEEVFRGAISSFKVNDWSLFGAVA